From a region of the Pseudoclavibacter endophyticus genome:
- a CDS encoding LemA family protein: protein MDPVWLFLVLALVVVIAVALVAVVVSARKTVRRQQERLDAAWTAITGQISARSETLAELRSRVETVAGHERSRLTDLNAAVADLETADDAQDASRAEDRVQGGIRELLHVAEGYPDLQRDKDFLRLQGELAREGGEIQTARRQYNGTVREYNTKIRTFPGALVARSLGASPRPYFEVADRAAISAPPKVQF from the coding sequence ATGGATCCCGTGTGGCTGTTTCTCGTGTTGGCCCTTGTCGTCGTCATCGCCGTTGCGCTCGTCGCCGTCGTGGTCTCGGCGCGCAAGACCGTTCGGCGCCAGCAGGAGAGGCTCGACGCCGCCTGGACCGCGATCACGGGCCAGATCTCGGCGCGAAGCGAGACGCTCGCGGAGCTGCGAAGTCGCGTCGAGACGGTCGCGGGTCATGAGCGCTCGAGGCTCACGGACCTCAACGCGGCCGTCGCCGACCTCGAGACCGCCGATGACGCGCAGGACGCATCGCGGGCGGAAGACCGGGTTCAGGGGGGCATCCGGGAGCTGCTTCACGTCGCCGAGGGATACCCCGACCTGCAGCGCGACAAGGACTTCCTCCGCCTGCAGGGCGAGCTCGCTCGCGAGGGCGGCGAGATCCAGACCGCACGCCGCCAGTACAACGGCACGGTTCGCGAGTACAACACGAAGATCCGCACGTTTCCCGGCGCCCTCGTCGCCCGCAGTCTCGGCGCATCCCCTCGTCCCTACTTCGAGGTGGCGGACCGCGCGGCGATCTCCGCTCCGCCGAAGGTGCAGTTCTGA
- a CDS encoding NADP-dependent isocitrate dehydrogenase translates to MGKIIYTHTDEAPLLATYSFLPIVQAFASTAGVDLETRDISLAGRIIAMFPEALTDEQRIGDDLSELGELAKSPEANIIKLPNISASIPQVKAAIAELQALGYDLPDYPDEATTEAELETRARYDRVKGSAVNPVLREGNSDRRAPAAVKNFARSHPHSMGAWSPESKTNVATMQDGDFRSNEQSVVLPADDVLRIEHVAADGSVTALKASLPVLEGEVVDATVMRAAALDAFLDEQIARAKADDVLFSAHLKATMMKVSDPIIFGHVVRAFLPTVFAEHGDALAAAGLTPDNGLASILSGLEELDAATRDAVKAAIDADLAAGPRLAMVNSDKGITNLHVPSDVIVDASMPAMIRTSGHMWGPDGEEADTLAVLPDSSYAGIYQVVLDDCRRNGAFDPRTMGSVPNVGLMAQKAEEYGSHDKTFEISTAGTVRVVNAADEVLMSHDVEPGDIWRACQTKDAPIRDWVKLAVTRARASESPAVFWLDPERAHDRNLVAKIERYLQDHDTEGLDIRIMSPVEATQFSVDRIRQGLDTISVTGNVLRDYLTDLFPILEVGTSAKMLSVVPLMNGGGLFETGAGGSAPKHVQQLMEENHLRWDSLGEFLALAESLRHLAASTGNARAGVLAAALDAATEALLSADKSPKRKVGELDNRGSHAFLATEWATSVAAQGDDEQLAEAFAPIAAALTEHAETIERELLDAQGTPVDLGGYYRPDAAKASAVMRPSATFNRIIDGLGA, encoded by the coding sequence ATGGGCAAGATCATCTACACGCACACCGACGAGGCGCCGCTGCTCGCCACCTACTCGTTTCTGCCCATCGTGCAGGCCTTCGCCTCGACCGCGGGGGTCGATCTCGAGACGCGCGACATCTCCCTCGCCGGCCGGATCATCGCCATGTTCCCCGAGGCGCTCACCGATGAGCAGCGAATCGGTGACGATCTCTCCGAGCTCGGCGAGCTCGCGAAGTCGCCCGAGGCCAACATCATCAAGCTGCCGAACATCTCGGCGTCGATCCCGCAGGTGAAGGCGGCGATCGCCGAGCTTCAGGCGCTCGGTTACGACCTGCCCGACTACCCCGACGAGGCCACCACGGAGGCCGAGCTCGAGACGAGGGCGCGATACGACCGCGTCAAAGGCTCGGCGGTCAATCCGGTGCTGCGCGAAGGGAACTCTGATCGCCGTGCGCCGGCTGCGGTCAAGAACTTCGCCCGGTCGCACCCCCACTCGATGGGCGCCTGGTCGCCCGAGTCGAAGACCAACGTGGCGACGATGCAGGACGGCGACTTCCGGTCGAACGAGCAGTCGGTCGTGCTCCCGGCCGACGACGTGCTGCGTATCGAGCACGTCGCGGCTGACGGCTCGGTCACCGCCCTCAAGGCATCGCTGCCCGTGCTCGAGGGCGAGGTCGTCGACGCGACGGTCATGCGCGCGGCCGCACTCGACGCCTTCCTCGACGAACAGATCGCCAGGGCCAAGGCCGACGACGTGCTGTTCTCGGCGCACCTCAAGGCCACGATGATGAAGGTCAGCGATCCGATCATCTTCGGACACGTCGTGCGCGCATTCCTGCCGACCGTATTCGCCGAGCACGGCGACGCGCTGGCGGCGGCGGGCCTGACGCCGGACAACGGGCTCGCGTCGATCCTCTCCGGACTCGAGGAGCTCGATGCCGCCACCCGCGACGCCGTGAAGGCCGCGATCGACGCCGACCTCGCCGCCGGACCGCGCCTCGCGATGGTCAACTCCGACAAGGGCATCACGAACCTCCACGTGCCGAGCGACGTCATCGTCGACGCCTCGATGCCCGCCATGATCCGCACGTCGGGGCATATGTGGGGCCCGGACGGCGAAGAGGCCGACACGCTCGCCGTGCTGCCCGACTCGAGCTACGCCGGCATCTACCAGGTCGTCCTCGACGACTGCCGCCGGAACGGCGCCTTCGACCCGCGCACGATGGGCTCGGTGCCCAACGTCGGGCTCATGGCGCAGAAGGCCGAGGAGTACGGCAGTCACGACAAGACCTTCGAGATCTCGACCGCCGGCACGGTGCGCGTCGTCAACGCGGCGGACGAGGTCCTGATGTCGCACGACGTCGAGCCCGGCGACATCTGGCGCGCCTGCCAGACCAAAGATGCTCCCATCCGCGACTGGGTGAAGCTCGCGGTGACGCGGGCCCGTGCCTCCGAGAGCCCCGCCGTGTTCTGGCTCGATCCGGAGCGCGCGCACGACAGGAACCTCGTCGCCAAGATCGAGCGGTACCTGCAGGACCACGACACGGAGGGGCTCGACATCCGCATCATGTCACCCGTGGAGGCGACGCAGTTCTCGGTCGACCGCATCCGCCAGGGTCTCGACACGATCTCGGTGACCGGCAACGTGCTTCGCGACTATCTCACCGATCTCTTCCCGATCCTCGAGGTCGGCACGAGCGCCAAGATGCTCTCGGTCGTTCCCCTCATGAACGGCGGGGGGCTGTTCGAGACCGGCGCCGGCGGCTCGGCGCCGAAGCACGTGCAGCAGCTCATGGAGGAGAACCACCTGCGGTGGGACTCGCTCGGCGAGTTCCTGGCGCTCGCCGAGAGCCTGCGCCACCTGGCCGCGTCGACGGGCAACGCCCGCGCCGGCGTGCTCGCAGCCGCCCTCGACGCCGCGACGGAGGCGCTGCTGAGCGCCGACAAGTCGCCCAAGCGCAAGGTTGGCGAGCTCGACAACCGCGGAAGTCATGCCTTCCTCGCGACCGAGTGGGCGACGTCCGTCGCCGCGCAGGGCGACGACGAGCAGCTCGCGGAGGCGTTCGCCCCTATCGCCGCCGCGCTCACCGAGCACGCCGAGACCATCGAGCGCGAGCTGCTCGACGCCCAGGG
- a CDS encoding AI-2E family transporter: MSEESQESPPASPAEPQEPGSQDAGRRGSTRVARQEQASRLVPEAELVPKGMRIAGAWSWRIVAIVLALIPLGWLISQATLIVVPVLVAALLASLLMPVMNVLMIRARFPKWAALIVSLLVLFAAIAFLVWLVVNAFADGFDIDWSRLEDQWANFVVYLRESPLHVTDEQISAAIGQMIEWVESNVSNLLSQAVSVGSTAFAFLTGTLVTLFALIFYLLDGGAIWRFIVSLFPREARAAIDGAGRRGWVTIGHYVRVQIFVAFIDALGIGVGAAILGVPFAVPLAIIVFLASFVPFVGAIASGALAVLVALVYLGFWPAVIMLAIVIGVQQIESHVLQPLIMGQAVKVHPLGVVLSVSAGTLFGGIAGAVFAVPLVASAKVMVEYIASGDWRGLPDPTRAPRRPQQRRGRFVRHPTIEKANDE; this comes from the coding sequence ATGAGCGAGGAATCGCAGGAATCTCCGCCGGCCTCACCGGCCGAGCCGCAGGAACCCGGGTCGCAGGACGCCGGGCGTCGCGGTTCGACCAGGGTGGCACGGCAGGAGCAGGCGAGCCGGCTCGTGCCCGAGGCGGAACTGGTGCCGAAGGGCATGCGCATCGCGGGCGCCTGGTCGTGGCGCATCGTCGCGATCGTGCTCGCGCTGATCCCGCTCGGCTGGCTCATCTCGCAGGCGACGCTCATCGTCGTTCCCGTGCTCGTGGCGGCGCTGCTCGCGTCCCTGCTCATGCCGGTCATGAACGTGCTCATGATCCGCGCCCGATTCCCGAAGTGGGCGGCGCTGATCGTCTCCCTGCTCGTGCTGTTCGCCGCCATCGCGTTCCTCGTCTGGCTCGTCGTGAACGCCTTCGCCGACGGCTTCGACATCGACTGGTCGCGCCTCGAAGACCAGTGGGCCAATTTCGTCGTCTACCTCCGCGAGTCGCCCCTGCACGTGACCGACGAGCAGATCTCGGCCGCGATCGGCCAGATGATCGAGTGGGTCGAGTCGAACGTCTCGAACCTGCTCAGCCAGGCCGTCTCGGTGGGGTCGACGGCGTTCGCGTTCCTCACCGGCACGCTCGTGACGCTGTTCGCCCTGATCTTCTACCTGCTCGACGGCGGGGCCATCTGGCGCTTCATCGTCTCGCTGTTTCCCCGCGAGGCCAGGGCGGCCATCGACGGTGCGGGGCGCCGCGGCTGGGTCACGATCGGCCACTACGTCCGCGTGCAGATCTTCGTGGCGTTCATCGACGCTCTGGGCATCGGCGTCGGTGCCGCCATCCTCGGCGTGCCGTTCGCGGTGCCGCTCGCCATCATCGTGTTCCTCGCCTCGTTCGTGCCGTTCGTGGGTGCGATCGCTTCCGGGGCGCTCGCCGTGCTGGTCGCGCTCGTCTACCTCGGCTTCTGGCCCGCCGTCATCATGCTCGCCATCGTCATCGGCGTGCAGCAGATCGAGTCGCACGTGCTCCAGCCCCTCATCATGGGCCAGGCAGTCAAGGTGCACCCGCTCGGCGTCGTGCTCTCCGTGAGTGCGGGCACCCTCTTCGGCGGGATCGCCGGGGCGGTGTTCGCCGTGCCGCTCGTCGCGAGCGCCAAGGTCATGGTCGAGTACATCGCGTCGGGCGACTGGCGCGGGCTCCCCGATCCGACGCGGGCTCCTCGGCGGCCGCAACAACGGCGCGGACGATTCGTACGCCATCCAACCATCGAGAAAGCGAACGACGAGTGA